In the genome of Pseudomonas sp. B33.4, the window TGACACACCGCTATCGCGAGCAGGCTCACTCCTACAGGGGGATTGTGTTGGGTCAGGGAGTTGGTGGGCGCAGCACCAGCGCAAACAACTCGCCATGCCCGGTGACATTGAGCTTGTGATACAGATTGCGCCGATGCACCTTGACCGTCTCCGGCGAAATCCCCATCTGCTGGGCCATCGCCTTGCTGGAGAAACCCTGCAGGATCAGCCGCGCCGTGTCGACCTCCCGCACGGTCAGCCGCGCATCGAAGCGATCGAGTAACGTCGCCAGATCCCCAACCGGCGTTTCAGCCACCGCGCCCTGCGGTGGCAGCAACTGCACATGCCGACGCATCGCCGCCAGCACCCAATCGCGCACGCACAGCAATCGGCCCTGCTCGGCCATGTCGAACGGCGTCGAGCGACCCAATGACAATCCGAGCACGCCGCCCTCGACATTGACCATGAACTGCAACTCGTCCTCGCCGACCACCGAACGGAAGTAACTCTGGTAGTACTCGCTGTGCAGAAACTGGTCCGGCGCCACCGAGGCGAGGCTGTGCAAGCCGTCGGCAATGCCAGTCGATGCGGCTTGATAAAACGGATCGAGCAGGTACATCCCGGCGCTGTAGCCGGCCAGTTCTTCTTGCTCGTCGGCGCGACCCTGGCTGTCGAAGTCGATGAGCAACTGCGGCGCCTGCCCGGCTTGCATCAGCGCTACCAGTGCGTTGTCCAGCGGCACCAGCAACCGCAAGGTGTCCACCAGCGCGCGCCAGAAACCGGCCTGACCGACACCGGCAAATACCCGCGCCAGGCTTTGATGCACTGGCAGTTCCTGCAGCAACGCGTCCACGCACTACCCCTTTTGAGTAACCCATGATGGGAATGGGTCAGGCCTGGCCGGCCCGATAGGCTGACCACTCTTGTTCATCACCGGCCTGCACAGGCCAGGAGTGCCGCATCATGCGTCGTCGCCGTGGCTGTATCAACCTCAGCAGTAAACTGGGCCTGCTGGCCGGGATTGGCGCCAGCTCGATCGCCCTGGCCGCTGACGCGCCGAGCGTGCACGTCTACAACTGGTACGACTATATCGGCCCGAACACCCTCCACGACTTTCAGCGCGACAGCGGTATCCAACCGGTCTACGACACCTTCGACAGTGCCGAAGTCCTCGAAGGCAAACTGATGACCAGCCGCAGCGGCTACGACGTGGTGGTGGCAAGTAACTTCAGCCTGCCGACGCTGATCAAGGCCGGCGCCCTCGCCCCGCTGCCACGCGAGCAACTGCCGGGCTGGAAGAATCTCGACAGCGAGCTGCTGGCGAAACTGGCCAACAACGATCCCGGCAATCAATACGCGGTGCCGTACCTGTGGGGCACCAACGGCATCGGCTACAACGTCGACAAGGTGCGCGCGGCGCTGGGCGACAAGGCGCCGGTGGATTCGTGGGATCTGGTGTTCAACGAAGCCAACCTCGCCAAACTCGGCCAGTGCGGTGTGGCGATGCTCGATTCGCCGTCGGAGATGCTGCCGGTCGCCCTGCATTATTTGGGGCTGCCTCCGAACAGCACCGACCCTGAAGACTATAAAAAAGCCGAAGCGCTGCTGCTGAAACTGCGGCCGCACATTGCCTACTTCAATTCGTCGAAATTCATCAGCGACCTGTCCAACGGCAACATCTGCGTGGCAGTGGGCTGGTCGGGGGCGATGCTGGAAGCCAAGACCAATGCCGAGCAGGCCAACAACGGCGTGAAGATCGCCTACAGCCTGCCCAAGGAAGGCGCACCGGTGTGGTTCGACACGCTGGTGCTGCTCAAGGACGCACCGAATCGTCCTCAAGGCCTGGCCTTTATCGACTATCTGCTGCGGCCCGAAGTGATCGCGCCGGTCAGTGATCATCTGTCTTATCCGAATGGCAATCGTGCGGCAACAGCGCTGGTGGCCGAAGCCACGCGGGACAACCCGGCGGTTTATCCGTCTGCCACGGCGATGGCCACGCTATACACCCTTGAACCTTTGCCGAAAGCCACCGAACGCGTGCGCACGCGGGTGTGGAGCAAGGTCAAGAACGGCCAGTAAGACCTTTTGAACATTGCACAAAACCCTGCTCGCGAAAGCGGTGGGTCCAGGCACTGATGTGTTGAAAGTGCCGACGCCTTCGCGAGCAGGCTCGCTCCCACAGGGGCCGTGCGCAACCCAGCATTTTTTAGAGAGACAACAATCGATGAAACCTCGTGCTCGTGACCTCAACATCCGCATCGGCCAACTGCATCCCGGCCCGTTCAACGCCATCACCGACGTGCCCGGCGTGCGCGTCGGCCACAGCAACGTGCGCGGACGCAGCAGCGCCGGACGCGACATCTGCACCGGCGTCACACTGATCGAACCGCGCGCTGGCTCGACCAATCAGCAACCGTGTTTTGCCGGCGTGCATGTGCTCAATGGCAATGGCGACGCCACCGGGCTTGAATGGATTCGCGAGGCGGGGCTGCTGACCAGCCCGATTGCCTTTACCAACACCCACAGCCTTGGTGTGGTGCGCGATGCATTGATTGCACTGGATCGCCAGCAGCAACCCGACGACGGTCGCCTCTACTGGAACATGCCGGTGGTACTGGAAACCTTTGACGGTTTGCTCAACGACATCAACGGTTTCCATGTCCAGCCTGAACACGTTGCCCAAGCGTTGAGCGCAGCCGTCGACGGTCCCGTGGTAGAGGGCGCGGTCGGCGGTGGCAGCGGCATGATCTGTCATGAGTTCAAGGGCGGCATCGGCACTTCGTCGCGCCGCTTGAGCCGTGCTCAGGGTGGCTGGACCGTCGGCGCGATCGTGCAGGCCAACCACGGCATTCGCAGTGAATTGCGGGTCGATGGCTACCCGGTCGGGCGCTACATGGAACAGAAGGATTCGCCGTTCTTGCGCGCGTCGTTGCCGCATCCGGGTATGGGCTCGATCGTCGTCTGCCTGGCGACCGATGCGCCGCTATTGCCCCATCAATGCACTCGCCTGGCACAGCGCGCGAGCTTGGGTCTGGCGCGCACCGGCGGTGGCAACGAGGATCACAGCGGCGACATTTTCATCGCCTTCGCCACCGGCAATGATCACGTACCGCCCGCCGCCTACGAAGGCAAAGGCGCGCCGACCTGTGACGGTTTGCGCATGGTCAACAATGACCATATCAGCGAGCTGTTTCTGGCGGCGACCGAGGCGGTTGAAGAAGCGATCATCAATGCCCTGCTGGCCAGCGAGAGCACCGAAGGCAACGGGCATTCAGTACCGGGACTGGATGCCGAAACCCTGTTCGCCGCCCTCGAAAAATCAGGCTGGCCCGGCGCCCGCTGACACCGCAAAAACCCTGTAGGAGCTGCCGAAGGCTGCGATCTTTTGATTTTAAGAACAAGATCAAAAGATCGCAGCCTTCGGCAGCTCCTACAGGGGTTATGTGAGCATTTGGCTACCGAGTTCCCTTGCAACCGCCAACTGCTCCCGTGGATCGCGCAACTCCGATTCCGGCAGCAACGTCGAACTCAGTACCGTCGCTCCGCAGTAATCGAAAATCCCGTGTTCGATCTGCGCTTTCATCGCCGCGCCATAACCATGGCGCTCATAGGTTCGCGCCTCCGCGCCGGCAAGGCCAACCAGATGCACACGCAGGCGCTGCAGCAGCTTCACGTGCTTGAGATCGCCGGTGAAATCGAAGGCCCAGCCATTGCTGAACACCCGATCGATCCAGCCTTTGAGCAGCGCCGGCATCGACCACCAGTACACCGGGTAGACCAGCACCAACGTATCGGCGCGGTCGATGCGTGCCTGCTCGGCCAGTATGTCCACAGGCGGCATGGACTTACGGTGATGCACCGCGAAATCCGCAGCGCCGAAACGTGGCTCGAAGCCTTCGGCGTAGAGATCAGCGATTTCAAAGGTGTTGGCCGGATCGGCCTGAACCAGGCTTTCGGCAATCTGCGCGGCCACGCTGTGGGTCAGCGAGCGCGGGTCGTGGTGGGCAACAACAATCAAGGCGTGCATGGAAAATCTCCGGCTGGTGATTGCTCAGCAAGGCTTATATACTTGGAGTAAGTTACCAACAGTAAGCTACGTATGGTAGATAAGCATGTCAACCGGTAAAACTTCAGCACAGCAATCCTCCGCTCAACCGCGCCGCCGCTTGGCGCGCGAAGACCGCTTGCGCCAGTTGCTCGACGTCGCATGGCAAATCATCCGTGCCCAAGGCACCGAAGCCTTGACCCTCGGTTATCTGGCAGAAAAAGCCGGGGTGACCAAACCGGTGGTCTATGACCATTTCGTCACCCGTGCCGGTTTACTTGCAGCGCTGTATCGGGAATTCGATGCACGACAAACGGTATTGATGGATGCCGCCATCGCCCGCAGCGAACCGACACTGAGCGGCCTCGCCTCAGTGATTGCCAAGGCGTACGTCGATTGCGTCATGTTCCAGGGCACGGAGATTCCGGGGATCATCGCCGCGCTGGCGAGCACCCCGGAGCTGGAAAAGATAAAGCGCGAATACGAGGCGATCTTCCTTGAAAAATGCCGCAGCGATCTGGCGCCGTACGCCAGCGGCGGGCAGATCACGCCGGCAGGATTGCGCGCCATGCTCGGCGCCGCCGAAGCACTTTCGCACGCCGCTGCCAACGGTGAAATAAGCGCAAAAGAGGCCAGCGACGAGCTGTCTGCAACCATCATAGCCATGGTCGAACGCGCCGCCGTTCGGGCGACTGGCGGTACTTGAGCAGCCACTTGCACACTCCTAGGATGGAATCACGCAGTGGCTCCGCTCTATCGGGCGCTGCGTAGGCACGGGTGCTCTGAACCCCAATCAAGCCCGAGCCTTGCTTCATGCGCATCTTGAGCCTCGAGGGCTCTACTTCCTCCCCATCAAAGAGCTTTGAGGCTCTTTTTTTGTCTGCGTAAATCAGCAGTCCGGCAGCGCATCGACGCGAATCGAGCGCCAGGCCGCTTGCGCCAGCAATTCGCGGTAGTCCGCCGGGCTGCCCTTCACCCGCCCCGCCAACCAGGCGCGGCAGTAACTGTCGGCCTGACCGATGATCAACGACGGCAAGAGTTCGGCGGGCAGTGCCTTGAGTTCGGCAGCGCGCCCCGATTCGGCCAGCCAGTCGCGCAGACGCAGATTGCGAGTCTTGTTGCGCTCGGCCAGTTCGTCCTTGAATGGCCCTTTGGTCACGGCAAATCGTGCGTGGTACTGGAAGCGCGCCCACTGCGGTTGACGTTCGACCCAATCGACGTAGCTGAACACCAGCGCCTGCACACCTTCCTCGGTGGTTTTCGCCGCCTCCAGGTAGGCATCGCGCAGTCGCGCCTGATCCTCCAGCGCGGTGAAAAACAACGCGGCGACCAAGCCCTCCTTGTTGCCGAAATGGTGATAAATCGCCCCGACACTGGTGTCGCACTCGGCGCGAATCATCTCGATGGTGGTGGCCTCGATGCCCTGTTCGTTGAACAGGCTCAGCGCCTTGCGAAAGATATCGCGCTTGAGTTCGGCGCGGCGGCCGGGGTAGCTGCGTTCAAGTAAGTCTGCGGTATCCATGCGGCTCACTGCCTGAAAATCGGGATTGAAAGGCACTCGTCGTGCCCATGGAAAAAACACGCACAGGTTGACAGATTTCCCGCAGACCGAATACCGTTCCGTTACAGAATATAATTCTGTAACGGAACATCATTCTGCAAAATCACTTTCCGCGAGGCTTTCCATGAGTCAGTTTCTCAGCATGTTCAACAGCGCAGGTCCGCAAGCCTTCAGCCAGATGGCCTGCCAGGTCGCGCCGTACTTCAGCAGCATCAACCCACTGGTGACCGAGTTGCGTGCGAACGCGGCGACGGTACAAGTACCGTTCCGCCGTGAGATCACCAACCACCTCGGCACCGTGCATGCGATTGCCATGTGCAACGCCGCAGAGCTTGCTGCCGGGATGATGACCGACGTGTCGATTCCGTCCGGCGCACGCTGGATCCCCAAAGGCATGACCGTCGAATATCTGGCCAAGGCAAAAACCGATGTGACGGCGGTGGCCAGTGGTGAAGGCGTGGATTGGCAAAGCGAGGGCGACAAGATCGTCACCGTGGACATTCACGATACCGAGGGCAAAAAAGTGTTCACGGCGCAGATCACCATGAACGTCAAACTCGGCTGAATCGCGCCGACAAAAAAGCCCTTGCTGCGGCATTCACAGCAAGGGCTTTTTCAGCAATGTGAGATCAGTGCACGGTCAGGCGCTGGCGGACAAATTCTTCGGTGTGACGGGTGGTCTGATCGAGGTGTCGATCGCGCTGTTTCTCCGCATCGAGCATCGCGCGTTTGCCGTTTTTCTGCAGGAGATAAGTGTGGATCTGCTGTACTTCCAGCGACCGGTAGATCGGCGTGGTGTCGATAAATCCGCGCAAACCGTTGCTGCGATAATGCCGGGTGCTCATCAACACCTGCGTTTCACGCTGGCCAATCACTTCAAAGCCCAACGCTTCGAAATACGGGACTTTGCCGACTGTGCAGGCCAGTTCGGCATGGGGATAACGCCCGACCATTTCGCCAATCATTGCCCGCGCCACGCCTTTACGCCGATGCCCTTCGCGCACCGCCATGTAAGCCACGCTGCAGGCTTCCCAATCGCCCTGCACCGGCAGATACAACAGAAAGCCGATCACTTGCTCCGGATCATCCTCGTCGGTAGCGACCAGCAATTCGACGTCGATACCCTTCTCGCCATTCAACGCTTCCAGATACAGATGCACCTCATAGCCGACTGCGTACTGATAGACGTTGTACAGCAGATTGCTCGGGCCGAGACCGACCGCGCTGATGTCGGTCAGGTAGTCGACGACCAGTTGCAGAATCTGGCTGTTGACGCTTTCGGGGCATGGGGATTTGTAGTGGTTGATGCGTGGCATGGCGGGCGAACTCCGGCGGAAAACCGCGACATCATACCCTGTGAGCCGATTCAGCCTGCATTGGCAACGACAAATCGAAGGTGGGGGCGAACCTGCTCGCGAATGCAGTAGCACCTTCAACATAGAAATTGACTGACCCGACGCCTTCGCGAGCAGGCTCGCTCCCACAGGGTTGTCCCTGACAAAAATTTCATCCGCCTCAGGCGGGATCTTTCGCAAATCCGGCATCCAATTCTGCAGCTGCGTTCACTTTTCGACGCAGGCCTTGAGGAGTTGTCATGAGCGTTTTGCGTTCCCTGTCCAAATGGCGAAAAACCCTGCTGCTGGTGCCGTTGACGCTGGCCGCACTGAGCAGCGCCCCGGTGTTTGCGCAACCGGTGGTGATCGTCCAGCACGCGCCACCGCCGATGCGCATGGAAGTGATGCCCGGTGCGCGTCCCGGTTATGTCTGGGATCAAGGGCATTGGCGCTGGCAAGGACGTGGTTATGTGTGGATGCCCGGCCACTGGCAACCGGTGAGGTACGGCGCACGCTGGAAACCCGGGCACTGGCAGGCGCGCGGGCCGAACTGGTTCTGGGTCGAAGGGCATTGGGTGCGATGAATGGCGCTGGGGCGTCACTGCTGTGGCGCCACCACCTTGAATTTGATGGCGATATCCTTGGACACCACGGTGTCCGCCCACTCCCCCGCGCCGAGGCCGAACTCGTCACGCTTGAGCAGCAGTTCACCGTCGAAAATGCCGATGTCGTTGCCCGGTTTCAATTCCACCGGTACCTGCACTTTGCGGGTGATGCCTTTTAGGGTGAGCTCGCCATCGATCAAGTAACGATGCTCGGCAACTAGAGTGAAATGGCTCGACTCGAATACCGCCACGGGGAATTTTTCAGTGTTGAACCACGCCGATTTCACCAGTTCGGTGTTGGCGTCCGCGCTACCCGCATCGATGCTGCTGAGGTCGATGTGCAATGTAGTGCGGGCGCTGGCGAGATTATTGGTATCAAAGTCCAGCGTCGCTTCGAACTTGCCGAAGGTGCCGTACATCCGCGAACCCATCTGGCTATAGGTGAAACTGATCTGACTGGCGCTGGTGTTGACCCGAGTGTATTCGACGGCGTTCGCGTCATAAACGACGCACAGCGAATACGCGGCAGCCAGCAGCAATCGGATCGACATGGGATTCTCCGGGCGTAGCTTGCCGTCGAGGGCCTCGATTGACTTAAGCAAACATCCGGCCGTTACGCCAGCGTCTACACCAACCGTTCGATCTTCTGATGCTGCCAGACCAGTTTGTAATACAAGGTCTGCAGCACCAGCATGCCCAGATACGCCACCGGAAACGCCATCCACACACCCTGCAAACCGTACTGCCCGTCCAGCCAGTATGCCGCCGGCAACTGCACCCCGACCACACAGATGATCGCGATTGCCACCGGTACCAACACCGTACCACTGGCGCGCATGATGCCGCCGATGATGGCCTGGAAGCCGAACACCAACAGGCTCCACAGCATGATGTGCAACAGATGCTCAGCCATTGCCCGAGTCGAGTCCTCGGTGAGAAACAGGCCCAGCAACCAGTGCGACAACAGATAACCCAGCACGATCAGACCACCGGTCAAACAGACGTTGATCAACAGCCCGGTGCGCAGAATCGGCCCCATGCGCTCCAGACGTCCGGCGCCGATGGCCTGCGCACCGAGGATCGACGCGGTGATCGCAATCGACAACGCCGGAAACTGCACATAGTTGACGATCTGCGTCACCGCGCCATAGGCCGCCGTCGCTTGTGAGCCGTGCTGGTTGACCAGCGCCAGAATCACCAGCTCCGACAGCGACAGCACAATCATCTGCACGCCGGTCGGCAGGCCGATGCGCAACACCTTGCCGAGAATCGCCCCGTCGAGACGCAGCGCGTTGAAGAACTCGCGGTCCGGCGCCAGTGGATGGCCCTTGCGAATCAGGCGCCACGCCAGCCACGCCATCGCTGCCAGGTTACCGGCCAGCCCGGCGTAAGCCGCACTTTGAATGCCCAACTGCGGCAAGCCGAACCAGCCGCGAATCAGCGCCGGCGTGAGTGCCAGGCCGACACTAGTCGAGACGATCAGCGCCAGCAACGGCGACAGCGTGTCACTGACCCCGCGCAACAGCTGCGTGAACAACACAAACACCAGCAGCGACGGCAAGATCCACATCATCACATGGGCATACGCCACCGCATCGTCGAGCACATCCGCTGGCGTTCCCAACCCCGTCAGTGCCTGGCGCGCAAACACGCTGCCCAGCACTGCGGCCACCAGACCGATCAATACGCCCAGCAACAGCGTCGCCCCGGCAATCGCCTTGACCATATGCGGCTCCCGCGCGCCCCAGGCTTGACCGATGAGCACACCGGCGCCCGCGCCGAGGCCGATCACCAGGGCGATAAAGAAGAATACGATGGGAAACATCCCCGACACCGCCGCCAGTGCTTGCGTGCCGAGCATCTGGCCGATATAGATGCTGTTGACCGTGCCCGACATCGATTGCAGAAAGTTCGACAGCACCATCGGCGCGAGGAACAGCAGGTAGGTTTGCCAGAGTGGGCGTTGGGTGGCGGCTTGCATTAATAGAGGTCCATCTCGACGGCGGGAGGGCTGATTGAGGATAGCTTCGGTGAGTTGCTCGTGGGGCGCAATTAACATTTCAAATCGCTGTTTATCAGCGCTGCCCACATCTGTGTAATTGGCGCGGATCTGTAGGTGTCGCTTCACAGCTGTGGTAAACAACTGCCCACTTTCATTTCTCTGATTGAGGCTCTGTTCATGCCGCACTTTGCCAACTTGCTGACCGGCACCCTCCTCGCTTTGCTCGCCACCACCGCTCACGCCGCCGCACCCGCCGACACCTTGAAGCCTTTACTGGAAACGCTGAACGAACGCCTGAACATCGGCGACCTCGTCGCGCTGACCAAATGGGACAGCGGCAAGCCGATTCAGGACAGCCCGCGTGAAGCGCAGGTCATTGCTAATGCCCGCACGCTGGCCGCCGAACGCCAGCTCGACCCGGAAGACGTGGCGCAACTGATCGCGGCGCAAATGGAGGCGAACAAACTGGTGCAGTACGGGTTGCTCGCGCAGTGGCAAGCGGCCGGTGCCGCGCCGGACACCGCGCGCCCCGACCTGGGTCAACAGATCCGTCCGCGTCTGGATGAGCTGCAAACCCGTCTGCTGCAGCAATACGCCGCGTTCCTGCCGTATCGCCACGACGCCAATTGCCCGGCGTGGCTGGCCAAGGCGCGCAGTGGCCTGACCCACGACGCGCTGCATGAGCTGGCTCTGACGCGGGCTACCGGTGAACTGTGCGTGCGACCACCAACCCCATGAAACGGTGGCTCGGGCATACATTGCTGGCGTCGATAGTCACCATCACGTCAATGAAGTTCTCATAAAAAATCCGCGGCGTAACATCGGCTCCAGACAAACAACTACCCCTTGGAGCACACGATCATGAAACGCCAAACCCTTCTCAGCATCGCTTTTTCGGTTTTCGCCATTAACGCTTTTGCCGCCACCCCGGCACACACCCAGGTCGCTGAAGGCGGCTCGGACAAGTTGATTGAAAGTCGTGTTGCTGAGGGCGGTTCCGATCGTCTGCTCGAACGCCGCGTTGCCGAGGGCGGTTCCGATCGTCTGCTCGAACGCCGCGTTGCCGAGGGCGGTTCCGATCGTCTGCTCGAACGCCGCGTTGCCGAGGGCGGTTCCGATCGTCTGCTCGAACGCCGCGTTGCCGAGGGCGGTTCCGATCGTCTGCTCGAACGCCGGGTTGCCGAAGGCGGTTCCGATCGTCTGCTCGAACGCCGCGTTGCCGAAGGCGGTTCCGATCGTCTGCTCGAACGCCGCGTTGCCGAAGGCGGTTCCGATCGTCTGCTTGAACGACGCGTTGCCTAAACCACCGGCTTCATCGTAGTTCCCAAACAAGCCCGGTCTGATCAGCCGGGCTTGTTTTATGGCGTGTGTTGGAGGACGGGCCATGCCTGTTCGTGACCCCGGGTTTGATCGCCAACGGTCGCGACGTTATAAATTCGCTCGGGTTATACCGCGAAAAATCTTCTCGATTTCCTGAATGGCGCTGGTTTGAGTGCGCTTGAAAATCTGGTTGAATTTCAGCCCCTCAGTCTCCTTCATATATTTCTTCGCCAGCTCCACTTTGGTCAGTTTGGTTCCGATAGATACGGCTCCGTTCCTTTTCCTGACCAGGTATTTTTTAAAGGCGTCGGGCAAATAGCTTTCCATCGTATAGCCCCGAGTAATCCAGGTGCTGCTTTCATCCAGCTGATCAAGCACCTTGTACTTTGCTGAATCTTTCTTCGTACGGTGAGTGACATCACCGTCGAACTCAAAATCGTGGTCACGATCGATGACGACAAAAGAATTCCTGTTGATACGCAGCATCGAGATTGCCTCTTCTGTCTGCAACTCTTCACCCGCGTGATAGTGGGACAATATCGACCCACCATAGAGCACGAACGAATAATGCACATTCTCTACCAGTTCGGCTTCGGCATGCTCTCGACACCAGCGTTGCAACCAATACTTTATGTACAGCCGATCCGAAGGGCCTTCGACCCATATCACGAAATTCGACTGATAAAGATCACTCGCCCGCACACCCAACTCGTCCAGCAGTTTTTGTGGCGAAGCGCTTACACGCGGCCCCTGCAAGCTATGGATACGGCGTCCGTCCACATGGAAATGAGCGATCGAAACAGAGCCTGTTGCGTCACTTGCACCCCAGACATCAGGGCTGAGAAAAACTGAGGAGTGCGAAGAAACCAGCAACTGCAGGTTCTTTTCCTTCGCCAACAGCGCCAGATTCATCGCCAACAAGCGTTGGAGTCGAGGGTGCAAATGAGACTCCGGCTCTTCAATAATGACAATTGAACCGTCTTGTTGTTTTCGAAGCCAACCGAGCATACCGGCAGCCGCTTTCCACCCCGAAGGCAAATATTCAAACGGGACGGCTTGGGAAACCATCAGATCGGAATAAAGCCGCAACTTCACGACGCCGGTTTCTTGCAGTTCTTGCGTCGTAGCAGTTTCTACGTGTCTGACCCCGCATAACTCTGGCTGGATCTCCCGCAAGGCGACAACAAACGCCGCATCGAAACAGGTTTGCTCGGGGCCTCGCCAACAGGAAACGTTGAT includes:
- a CDS encoding ATP-dependent nuclease produces the protein MHIEKIKFSALRGVAFYVGVGADIHGSDAGFHDMQCADLEQINVFGGRNGAGKSTLLDVVGALSRPELFQTLKRTALGERVFHGLDITFKGDDSSYTPTPDPMVLHVEFEATRTPVLALRVFNRANYSEKILDAIYAPIPATGVATDDIWKISQIVSKMGINVSCWRGPEQTCFDAAFVVALREIQPELCGVRHVETATTQELQETGVVKLRLYSDLMVSQAVPFEYLPSGWKAAAGMLGWLRKQQDGSIVIIEEPESHLHPRLQRLLAMNLALLAKEKNLQLLVSSHSSVFLSPDVWGASDATGSVSIAHFHVDGRRIHSLQGPRVSASPQKLLDELGVRASDLYQSNFVIWVEGPSDRLYIKYWLQRWCREHAEAELVENVHYSFVLYGGSILSHYHAGEELQTEEAISMLRINRNSFVVIDRDHDFEFDGDVTHRTKKDSAKYKVLDQLDESSTWITRGYTMESYLPDAFKKYLVRKRNGAVSIGTKLTKVELAKKYMKETEGLKFNQIFKRTQTSAIQEIEKIFRGITRANL